The Dyadobacter sp. 676 DNA window GCTTTTGGGCTTTGGCGGGATCACGGTAATATTCCGCCGAGCTTTGATAGTTGCGCAGGATCATTTGGAGTAAATGCATTTGCCGCAGCGACTGATTGATCCAATCAACATATTGATTTAAAGTCGTGATCAGCGCCGGACTGGCCGGTGCCGGTGCCCTTTTCACGTTCAGCAGCTGAAACGACCTGTCCTGAAACGGCGGGGTTGCTTTACCCGCCGGTGCGGTTTCGACGGAACGTTCCGGAGTCATTACCGGGCTGAATGCCGGATAGCCCAGCAGCAGATGCCCGGGCTTGCTGTACCCGACAAATGCCTTGTAAAATTCCAGCATATCATGATTGAAATGCTCTACCAGCGACATGTACACCTCGTTTCCATGCCGCGCCGATTGCTGAGCCGCGAAATTATGGTCATCCAGCGCCCTCCGTTTCACATCCTGCATCGAAGCCAGCGCCGATTTAAAACTTCCGACCATATCCGAAGCGGGATATTGTAGCTGTGAGGCCGTATTTCCGATGGTCGCCAATGCCTTTTCGTCGTCCAGCATGCTCTGGCGCACGAGGTTTACCGGCCATTCCGCTTTGGTGGCGTCGTTTAAATAATAAGGCAATGCTTCGAGCAACCGCTGCTGTGCGGCAATCACCTCTCCCATGCCTTTTTCGGTTATCAGATAAGGGTCCGTGGCGGAGCGATCGGCAAGACTGGTATAAACCTGCCTGATTTGTGTGTAAAGCGCGTTTTTATCGTGCGCGTAGCGCTCAAAAAGCGATTGCATTTCAGCGACCAGTCCGTCTGATTTTTTAAGATTGTCCCGTTCGTAGTCCTTTAAACGCACGTAAGTTTCAAGTGCCTTGCAGGTTTCATCCAACTTGCCGAGCACCTTCCAGACGTTCTCCGCGCCCGCATTGAGCTGTTTTCTCTTCCCTGCTTCGATACCGGTGCCGGCCAGCGCCTTTTGATAGTAATATTCTTCCAGGGGCCCCGACGACGGCAAGCGCAGCCCGTAGTCCGACTTTTTACGGTAACGCTTTACATCGTCCTGGTATTCGCTGAGCATTTTAAACCGTCGGATAACTATTTCCGACGACTCGCTCAAAAATTCGACATAGTGGTTCAACGACGTCTGCGGTGCTTCGCGTTGTGCGGTAACCGTATTGGTAATGCATGCAAACAGAATGATCAGGATGGAGACGCGCCTCATACGTAAACAACTGAAAGTATGTGTGTTATTTGCTGCACGAAGGTCGGGATTTTTACCCGGAATCCGGCAGCGCATATACTTCCGTAAAATAAGTCGTTCGTACAACACCTCTCACCCGGCCCCGAATGCGCTATGCCGCGCTCACACAGCGACTGTCTCAAACGGACAAATAGCTGGTCAGCTCCGAGATATCGACTTTCAGCATCCGGCTTTTGAAGAGATCAGCCTTGTATTTGAAAATGAAGTTACGAAGCGACATGCCCGTTTGGTTGAGCACACAGATATTGGCCACCTCTTCCGAAATATTGAACCGCATGAGCAGTTCCGGCACGCGGATGTTCTTGTTCTGGTGCAGTTCTTCCCGGAGGTAGCGGATAATCGACTCGGCGAGGTTCTGGCGACCGGCCGTTTCCTCTATCTTTCTGCTTTCGAAATTATTCCTGGCCAGAATCGTGACAATCAGATCGATGCTGCCACGAATGAGTTTGTTATGAGACGTAGGTTGCTGGGTTATTTCAAAAAGGATTTGGTTGATCAGGTAAGTAATGGTTTGCGCGTCGCGCTCGTTCTGCAATGGTTTGCCCTGTGTAAGCCGCACGCCCTCGCAGAGATGTTCCGCTTGTTTGTAAATGTCGGCAAAATCGGGGCTGAACTCTTTTTTCTTTAAAAAATCGTCCGAAAGCCAGGTGTCGAATGCGATAAGGAAAATTTCGGCGCTGCCGTCTTCCTGAAAAATCGGATGCTGGCCGGGGCGAAGCATGATTACGCCATGCGGGGTGTAATCGTATAATTTTCCATCCAGGCTGAAATGGCCTTCCCCCGAGCGGATGAATATCATGCGATAATGGGGCGTCAGTTCATTGTGGGTTTCCCAAACACGGGTCTTGCTTTGAAGCACATGGTACTTTTTGTGGGCGTTGAATTGGATGACAGGCATAACACAAACCTTCTGCTGTTTGCCCCAATTTGGCAACGCGGCTTTTGGAATGAAAATGCAAATCGCGGAACGCCCGTTTTCCGGGGCCGAAACGGCAATTTTGAATGCGGAAGTCAACCAACGGTTATTTATCCAACAGCTCCTAAACTCCGATATATGCTCGGTAGTTACAAAAAACTTTCTGCGTCGCACCGGGAGTCAGGTCCATTTTCGGCCTTCCTGCCGAAACGGCGTGTATTCCGCGGATCGGCAGCAGCATGATGCGGTTGTTGCGTAAAAATCCGATGGGATCAACCTCAGCTATTTTTGTCCCGAAAAGACGAGGCCGCATAAGTCAGGTAGCGAGTTTGGAAGGAGCAAAATAAGGTAATTTCATGAAAAATTATCAGTATTTTGCAAGGCTAAAACCTGTCGAAACATTAAATCAAGCCCCCTATGACCCGTTTCTTCGTTACAGCATTCGCCGCGTTACTTTCCCTGAACGCATTTTCCCAGGCGCTGAACACGCTCACTGCCGCCGAAAAGAAAGAAGGCTGGAAACTGCTTTTCGATGGCAAAGACCTGAAAGGCTGGCACGCCTACAATGGCAAGTCGGTAGGTTCGGCCTGGATCATCGAGAATGGCGCTATTAAACTGAATGTGCCCGAGCGTGCCGGCAACAAGGCCAAAAACGGAGGCGACATCGTCACCGACGAAATAGTGAACGGCGATTTTGAGTTCAAAGCGGAGTGGAAAGTGAGTAAATATGCCAACAGCGGCATTTTCTTCTTCGTTCAGGAATCGCCCAAATACAAAAACATGCATGATACCGGACTGGAATTGCAGGTGATCGACGACAAAATTTATGAAGGCGCCCGGGAAAATACGCACCGCGCCAGCGACTTTTTCGGCATCGCGAACGCCCGCCTGCGCGAGGGTAACCCGCAGGGAGAATGGAACAAGATCCATTTCATCGTCAAGAAGGGCAAACTGACGGTTTATCAAAACGAATTTATCGTGCAGGAACATAACCTCAACGGTGCCGACTGGAAACAGAAAGTCGCCAACAGCGGGTTGAAAGCCGCACCCATAGCCAGCGGAAACTATAACGGCCGGATCGGCTTGCAGGACTGGGGCAGCACGGTTTGGTACCGTAACATCAAGTTAAGAAAACTTTAAGAACCAGGGGGTTGTCGCGTTGCCCCCCTCCGGTTGTCCTGTTATCCCCCGCAGGTGTTATGGGCCGGAAATTACCTTTGCCCACATTACACCATACAACCACCTTAACTACAAAAAATTATGGAAAAGGCCGTATTGCATCCGTATTTGATGTTCGAAGGCGATTGCCACGAAGCGATGGAGTTTTACAAAGGTATTTTCGGCGGCGAGCTGAACATGATGACATTCGGACAGGTCGACAACAGCTGCCCGGCCGCACTGCGCGAGAAGATCATGCATGCATCGCTTATGGGAGGAGAAGTCGATTTTATGGGTTGCGACAGTCCGCAGCCGGGCCCGCTCGCAGGCGACAAGATCCAGCTTTCGCTCAGCGGTTTCGACGAAGCCAACCTCCGCAAAAAATTCGAACAGCTCAGTGAAGGCGGCACCATTACCGTACCGATGGAAAAGCAGGTCTGGGGCGACATTTTCGGCGCTTTCAAGGACAAGTACGGCATCGACTGGATGATCGACGTACGGGCGCAGTAGCCGACACACGTTTCCTGAGCCGGGGCTACACGCTCCGGCTTTATTCATGCTTCACAAACCGCTCCTGCAAATACCAGCGTGTACAGGAATCTTTATCCACCCTGCGGACAAAGCTGAAATAAATATCGGAGGGACAACCGTACGCCCCCACATACATTACACCGATTTTCGGGTATTTCTGAACAATGCTATCGGGCAGGACCAGTTGGTTGGAAGTGCTGCTGGCATAATAGGGCACGTACGTCTGCGCACCTGACGTATCCTTCAGAGGCGCAATGGCCCAGTCGAGGCCGATCGACGTCGGCGTGTTAGCGGTCAGCAAAAGCCCACCCGTCCCGTCATAGCAATCCGACGAAACCGTCATTTGCTCAACCGGCACGCAACTGTCCCGTTTTTCAACATTCTTATCAGAACATGCCCATGCCACAACGGCTAGGGCCAGGATTTTTTTCATAGGATTCTGCTTTAACAACACCGCTTGGTTGACACTAATTATGTGTTGTTTAAAAGC harbors:
- a CDS encoding VOC family protein — protein: MEKAVLHPYLMFEGDCHEAMEFYKGIFGGELNMMTFGQVDNSCPAALREKIMHASLMGGEVDFMGCDSPQPGPLAGDKIQLSLSGFDEANLRKKFEQLSEGGTITVPMEKQVWGDIFGAFKDKYGIDWMIDVRAQ
- a CDS encoding DUF1080 domain-containing protein, which produces MTRFFVTAFAALLSLNAFSQALNTLTAAEKKEGWKLLFDGKDLKGWHAYNGKSVGSAWIIENGAIKLNVPERAGNKAKNGGDIVTDEIVNGDFEFKAEWKVSKYANSGIFFFVQESPKYKNMHDTGLELQVIDDKIYEGARENTHRASDFFGIANARLREGNPQGEWNKIHFIVKKGKLTVYQNEFIVQEHNLNGADWKQKVANSGLKAAPIASGNYNGRIGLQDWGSTVWYRNIKLRKL